The genomic segment GCTTTTCAACTAAATCTTTTACCTTATAAACTCTATCTTCAACATGTATTCCGTCTACTATACCGTACTTGGAAACATTTTCTTTAGCTACTGTTTGAACTCCTAAGATAGTAGTTTTATATTCGCTATAACAGTCTATTAATTGTTTTAAGCATGGTTTTTCACTATCAACAATATCATCACCTAGCAAAACAGCAAATGGTTCATTTCCAACAAAAGTCTTTGCACAATGAATTGCATGACCTAAGCCTCTTGGCTCTTTTTGTCTTATGTAATGTATATCAACCATGTCAGATATATCTCTTACTAATTCAAGTAATTCTGATTTTCCAGACTTATCTAATTCTAATTCTAATTCTACTGATTTATCAAAATGATCTTCTATAGATTTTTTGTTTCTACCTGTAATAATTAAGATTTCTTCAATTCCAGAAGCGATTGCTTCTTCAACTATGTATTGAATTGTTGGTTTATCAACTACTGGAAGCATCTCCTTTGGTTGTGCCTTAGTTGCAGGTAAAAATCTTGTTCCAAGACCTGCGGCTGGTATAATAGCTTTTTTTACTTTCACGATATATCATCCTCTCATCTTATTATTGGTAATTTAAATATATTAAGCCATAATAAACAATTCTAATTAATTTTGCCCAACACATTTTTTAAGTATTCCTATTTTATATATACTTTTTACATATTTATGAAATAATAGTTTAAATGCATTCAATAAATTAATACATTTAAACTAAAACATTTACTAATTTTCTTTCATATCTAATGTTTTAAAATCTGTTAATGGAAATTTTACTGGCATTCCTGTTTTTCTTGATTTATATGCTGCAAGTATTATAGACATTGCCTTCTTACCTTCTTCTCCTGATACTAGTGGATCTCTATTTTCATTTATAGCATCTATTACATCCTTAAATAATGGTGTGTGTCCTTCTCCATATACATTGTCTATTTTAACATTTACAGACTTCTTAA from the Clostridium beijerinckii genome contains:
- the galU gene encoding UTP--glucose-1-phosphate uridylyltransferase GalU, which gives rise to MKVKKAIIPAAGLGTRFLPATKAQPKEMLPVVDKPTIQYIVEEAIASGIEEILIITGRNKKSIEDHFDKSVELELELDKSGKSELLELVRDISDMVDIHYIRQKEPRGLGHAIHCAKTFVGNEPFAVLLGDDIVDSEKPCLKQLIDCYSEYKTTILGVQTVAKENVSKYGIVDGIHVEDRVYKVKDLVEKPNTEEAPSNVAILGRYIITPEIFNILENTKPGKGGEIQLTDALKTLIGTEAMYAYNFEGKRYDVGDKLGFLQATIEFALKKDELRDEFIDYLSSKPWENNY